One Fuerstiella marisgermanici DNA window includes the following coding sequences:
- the larC gene encoding nickel pincer cofactor biosynthesis protein LarC encodes MKTVWLECATGISGDMTLGALIDAGVDRTAIDAAIASLNLPDVKLRIETVIKNGFRATHVLVDHPEQHAHRHYTDICRILDQATALTDRQRDLARRLFLAVAESEARVHGSTVDKVHFHEVGAVDSIVDIVGAAVGFDLLAADRIVCNFVPPGRGYVHIDHGICPVPAPGTAEILKGVPLADVPIEAELTTPTGAAIVKTLADAFGPMPAMTIEQVGYGAGTMTFPERANILRMFVGTESVAANTEFVTLLETNLDDVAGEVIGHTRQRLMDAKARDVYVTPIQMKKDRPGQMLSVLCSPADVDVMEQILFSETGTLGIRRSTIQRSIQHRDKVEVATPWGKVSGKRGWRTGSSPTFAPEFEECAALASEHSVPLRDIYRAAESAFLQLQNSGTLPAPTVAGSSPPDDHHHDHSHDHDSHSHDHDHDHDHDHRHDE; translated from the coding sequence ATGAAAACGGTCTGGCTGGAATGTGCCACAGGTATCAGCGGAGACATGACGCTGGGAGCCCTCATCGACGCGGGCGTTGACCGAACGGCGATCGACGCGGCAATCGCGTCACTGAACCTTCCCGACGTGAAGCTGCGCATCGAAACTGTGATCAAGAACGGTTTCCGAGCCACTCATGTCCTCGTCGATCACCCGGAACAACACGCTCACCGGCACTACACCGACATCTGCCGCATTCTCGATCAGGCCACGGCACTCACTGATCGCCAGCGAGATCTGGCGCGTCGTCTGTTTCTGGCCGTCGCCGAATCGGAAGCGCGCGTTCATGGCAGCACAGTCGATAAGGTTCACTTTCATGAAGTCGGAGCCGTCGATTCCATCGTGGACATTGTCGGCGCTGCGGTAGGTTTCGACCTTCTGGCGGCGGATCGCATCGTGTGCAACTTTGTGCCACCGGGCAGAGGCTACGTTCACATCGACCACGGCATCTGCCCCGTCCCTGCGCCCGGCACAGCGGAAATCCTGAAAGGCGTGCCGCTGGCTGATGTACCGATCGAAGCAGAACTGACGACTCCCACCGGCGCCGCCATTGTAAAGACCCTGGCCGACGCCTTTGGGCCAATGCCTGCCATGACGATCGAGCAGGTTGGCTACGGAGCGGGCACGATGACGTTTCCCGAACGAGCCAACATTCTGAGGATGTTCGTCGGCACGGAAAGCGTTGCGGCGAATACAGAATTTGTGACTCTGCTGGAAACGAACCTGGACGACGTCGCAGGCGAAGTGATCGGCCACACTCGCCAGCGATTGATGGACGCGAAAGCTCGCGATGTGTACGTCACGCCGATCCAAATGAAGAAGGATCGCCCCGGACAGATGCTAAGCGTGCTATGCAGCCCCGCCGATGTGGACGTGATGGAACAGATTCTATTTTCAGAAACCGGCACGCTGGGAATCCGCCGTTCGACGATTCAACGCAGCATCCAGCACCGCGACAAGGTGGAAGTCGCGACGCCTTGGGGCAAGGTCTCTGGCAAACGAGGCTGGCGGACGGGCAGTTCGCCCACGTTTGCCCCCGAATTCGAAGAATGTGCAGCGTTGGCATCGGAACACTCGGTGCCGCTGCGAGACATCTATCGAGCTGCAGAATCGGCCTTTCTGCAATTACAAAATTCAGGCACACTACCCGCACCGACGGTCGCGGGAAGCTCGCCGCCGGATGATCACCACCACGATCATTCGCACGATCACGATTCGCATTCACACGACCACGACCACGACCACGACCACGACCACAGGCATGATGAGTGA
- a CDS encoding DUF3311 domain-containing protein, which translates to MKYCVWGLVALLAVLHHDLWFWEDATLVGGIMPIGLFYHAGISLSAGIVWFLATKFAWPVDDSTDVTDGGDA; encoded by the coding sequence ATGAAATACTGCGTTTGGGGCCTTGTAGCGCTCCTTGCCGTTCTGCATCACGATCTTTGGTTCTGGGAAGACGCAACACTGGTGGGCGGAATCATGCCGATCGGTTTGTTCTATCACGCCGGCATCTCACTCAGTGCAGGCATCGTCTGGTTCCTGGCGACCAAATTTGCGTGGCCCGTCGACGATTCGACCGACGTGACGGATGGAGGTGACGCATGA
- a CDS encoding sodium:solute symporter family protein, with protein MTSVIIISCYLGLLLLLGLSSSRLFSGSGKDYQLAGHSIGPFMLLMSLFGTTMTAFALIGSTGEAWQNGIGVYGKMASSSAIVHSLCFFLIGVRVWKLGHKHGYTTQIEFFRDRLQSPNIGLILFPILVAMVIVYILAGILGAGTVVNVFTSGAFPELFPGNPAVPPSVGAVPAPLGSLVICCVVLIYVFFGGMRGTAWANTFQTLAFMVLGVLTFFVIASGLGEGTAIENMRAASAAVDAKWASRSDTSPSVFLSYMFIPLSVGMFPHLFQHWLTAKSANSFKLAVVAHPICIMLVWVPCIMLGIWATTDVAMDLVKPLARLSHEAAGDQNKVLPMLVKGLSGPILGGFLSAGVLAAIMSSLDSQFLCMGTMFTNDIAKRYFTKGEMSDKQTVFWTRTFIILVVAVTYGFSLLDPRGVFGLGVWCFSGFSSLFPLIFAAVYWRRLTRAGAYACIIAAAATWGWLFMNAVNSGKPLSEFLLNVSVAGTSYDLMPVTAMIAVSTLAMVVVSLATKPPEEAHLKRFFS; from the coding sequence ATGACCAGTGTCATTATCATCTCGTGCTACCTCGGCCTCCTGTTATTGCTGGGGCTTTCGTCCAGCCGATTATTTTCAGGCAGCGGAAAAGACTACCAACTCGCGGGCCATTCGATCGGTCCGTTCATGCTGTTGATGTCATTATTTGGCACGACGATGACAGCGTTCGCATTGATTGGCTCAACCGGCGAAGCCTGGCAAAACGGAATCGGCGTCTACGGCAAGATGGCATCGTCGAGTGCCATTGTGCATTCGCTGTGCTTCTTCCTGATTGGTGTTCGAGTCTGGAAGCTGGGCCATAAACATGGATACACAACTCAGATTGAATTTTTCCGAGACCGCCTGCAGAGTCCCAACATCGGACTGATCCTGTTTCCAATTCTGGTCGCCATGGTGATTGTGTATATCCTTGCCGGAATTCTGGGCGCGGGCACTGTCGTGAATGTGTTTACCAGTGGAGCGTTTCCGGAATTGTTTCCAGGCAACCCGGCCGTGCCTCCATCAGTGGGTGCCGTGCCAGCGCCGCTGGGGTCGCTCGTCATTTGCTGCGTTGTACTGATCTATGTGTTTTTCGGCGGCATGCGAGGCACCGCGTGGGCGAACACCTTTCAAACGCTCGCCTTCATGGTACTAGGCGTCTTGACGTTTTTCGTAATCGCGTCTGGGTTGGGCGAAGGTACCGCGATTGAAAATATGCGAGCCGCGTCAGCTGCCGTCGATGCCAAATGGGCCAGCCGATCGGATACGTCGCCGTCGGTATTTCTTAGCTACATGTTCATTCCACTTTCCGTCGGCATGTTTCCGCATCTGTTCCAGCACTGGCTGACGGCGAAGAGTGCGAATTCCTTCAAGCTGGCTGTGGTGGCTCATCCAATCTGCATCATGCTGGTTTGGGTGCCTTGCATCATGCTCGGCATTTGGGCGACAACCGACGTGGCGATGGACCTCGTAAAACCACTGGCCAGATTAAGCCACGAAGCAGCGGGAGACCAGAACAAGGTACTCCCGATGCTGGTCAAAGGACTGTCCGGTCCGATTCTCGGCGGCTTCCTGTCGGCTGGCGTCCTGGCGGCAATCATGAGTTCTCTGGACAGCCAGTTTCTGTGCATGGGAACGATGTTCACCAACGACATTGCCAAGCGATACTTCACGAAGGGGGAAATGTCTGACAAACAAACCGTCTTCTGGACTCGAACGTTTATCATCCTGGTTGTTGCCGTCACGTACGGTTTCAGCCTGCTGGATCCCCGAGGTGTCTTCGGCCTGGGAGTGTGGTGCTTTAGCGGCTTTTCCAGTCTGTTCCCGCTGATTTTTGCGGCCGTTTACTGGCGAAGGCTAACTCGCGCCGGGGCGTACGCCTGCATCATCGCGGCCGCCGCAACGTGGGGCTGGTTGTTTATGAATGCCGTCAACAGTGGGAAACCGCTGAGTGAGTTTCTGCTTAACGTGAGCGTCGCTGGCACATCCTATGACCTGATGCCGGTGACGGCGATGATTGCCGTTTCGACACTTGCCATGGTTGTTGTCTCTCTGGCAACAAAACCACCGGAAGAAGCTCACTTGAAGCGGTTCTTCAGTTAG
- a CDS encoding S1C family serine protease — protein sequence MTRRHFRSVILLLAVGCLPTSLFADTIVLKSGQKIVGQVLKTQSDTLFVDIGVDIVRVPLNRIQEHVKDKTDTEPAAVKTDAGLLRTAKMPTRTVKDLVSQFGEGVVLVQNPEGLGSGFIISKSGHCVTNFHVVEGQTRVAVTIFHRTESGELERVAIRDVKILALNPHFDLALLQIPKQENLEFQPVYVADDDSHREGDAVFAIGSPLGLERSVSEGIVSTRSRNMDGIVYIQTTAQINPGNSGGPLFNTRGEVVGVINMKLTFGEGLGFAIPVAYLRHFIANRDAFAYDRTNPNTGYHYLQPPRRTNPKQIYDVLKETE from the coding sequence ATGACACGTCGCCATTTTCGCTCCGTGATTTTGCTGCTGGCAGTTGGCTGTTTGCCGACATCGCTTTTCGCAGACACCATTGTCTTGAAATCAGGGCAAAAGATTGTCGGTCAGGTCCTGAAGACTCAGTCGGACACTCTGTTTGTTGACATCGGCGTCGACATCGTGCGAGTACCACTGAATCGGATTCAGGAGCACGTGAAGGACAAGACAGACACTGAGCCCGCCGCCGTCAAGACCGACGCGGGGCTGCTTCGCACCGCAAAGATGCCGACGCGTACCGTTAAGGATTTGGTTAGCCAGTTTGGTGAAGGCGTTGTTCTTGTGCAAAATCCGGAAGGGCTCGGCTCCGGTTTTATTATCAGCAAGTCAGGCCACTGCGTCACAAATTTTCACGTTGTCGAAGGCCAGACGCGCGTCGCCGTCACCATTTTTCATCGCACCGAAAGTGGAGAACTGGAGCGGGTCGCGATACGTGACGTGAAGATCTTGGCGCTGAATCCGCATTTCGATCTGGCGTTGCTGCAGATTCCGAAACAGGAAAATCTGGAATTCCAGCCGGTCTACGTGGCAGACGACGATTCTCATCGAGAGGGCGATGCCGTGTTCGCGATTGGCAGCCCGTTGGGACTGGAGCGATCAGTTTCCGAAGGCATCGTTAGCACTCGCAGCCGCAACATGGACGGCATCGTGTACATCCAAACGACCGCTCAAATCAATCCCGGCAACAGTGGCGGGCCATTATTCAACACGCGCGGCGAAGTGGTGGGCGTGATCAACATGAAGCTGACGTTTGGCGAAGGTCTGGGCTTCGCGATCCCGGTCGCGTATCTGCGTCACTTCATCGCGAACCGGGATGCATTTGCCTACGACCGCACGAATCCAAACACAGGCTACCACTACCTGCAACCGCCGCGACGCACAAATCCGAAACAGATTTACGACGTTTTGAAGGAGACTGAATAG
- a CDS encoding PQQ-binding-like beta-propeller repeat protein, whose product MMTRCATICLAVTISSLCFADNWGSWRGPTSNGISTETGVPTEWSADKNLAWKVPLPGPAGATPVVWGDRIFLTTIDGEQLLLLCIGTNGKELWRHEVGKGNKDVRGDEGNSASPSPITDGKHVWTFMSTGHLECVTVDGKSVWKVNLQDRFGEFDIAFGMSATPVLHNGRLFVQLIHGDGKPDTQEAMVAAIDATNGETIWKTDRVTAAAKENEHSYASPMLYDFGGLTYLITHGADYTVAYSLEDGKEIWRLGGLNPHEDPKRDYHPTLRFVASPAAAEGIVVCPTAKNGPVFAVRADAKGDITNDKNAIRWVRDKNTPDVPSPLILDDLVYLCRENGMLLVLDRETGEEVYMERTHNNRHRASPVYADGHIYLTARDGKITVVKTGRKFEIVAQNETGEAMSASPVIANGTIYLRTFDSLWAIRKP is encoded by the coding sequence ATGATGACTAGATGTGCCACGATTTGCTTGGCGGTAACGATTTCAAGCCTGTGCTTCGCCGATAACTGGGGATCCTGGCGCGGTCCCACCAGCAACGGGATCTCCACCGAAACTGGCGTTCCGACAGAATGGTCGGCCGATAAGAACCTCGCCTGGAAGGTGCCTCTTCCCGGTCCTGCCGGAGCGACTCCCGTCGTTTGGGGCGATCGCATCTTCCTGACGACCATCGACGGCGAACAGCTGTTGCTTCTGTGTATTGGCACGAACGGTAAAGAACTGTGGCGACACGAAGTTGGCAAAGGAAACAAAGATGTGCGAGGCGATGAAGGCAACTCAGCATCACCGTCGCCCATCACTGACGGCAAACACGTGTGGACGTTTATGTCCACCGGACACCTGGAATGCGTGACGGTAGATGGCAAATCCGTGTGGAAGGTCAATCTGCAGGACCGCTTTGGTGAGTTCGACATCGCGTTCGGCATGTCGGCGACGCCCGTACTTCACAATGGCCGCTTGTTTGTGCAGCTCATTCACGGCGACGGCAAACCTGATACTCAGGAAGCCATGGTCGCCGCGATTGATGCGACCAACGGCGAAACTATCTGGAAGACGGATCGTGTGACTGCCGCCGCCAAGGAGAACGAGCATTCGTATGCGTCACCGATGTTGTATGACTTTGGCGGACTGACCTATCTGATCACTCACGGAGCCGATTACACGGTCGCGTACTCGCTGGAAGACGGCAAAGAAATCTGGCGACTGGGCGGCTTGAACCCTCATGAAGATCCCAAGCGAGACTACCACCCGACTCTGCGTTTTGTCGCCTCACCCGCGGCTGCGGAAGGCATCGTTGTATGCCCGACCGCCAAAAACGGTCCTGTCTTCGCCGTGAGGGCCGATGCGAAGGGCGACATCACGAATGATAAAAACGCGATCAGATGGGTTCGCGACAAGAACACGCCTGATGTTCCTTCGCCTCTGATCCTGGACGACCTCGTGTACCTGTGTCGCGAGAACGGCATGCTGCTGGTGCTCGATCGCGAAACCGGCGAAGAAGTGTATATGGAACGCACTCATAACAACCGCCATCGAGCGTCCCCGGTCTATGCCGACGGCCACATTTACCTGACGGCTCGCGACGGAAAGATCACGGTTGTGAAGACGGGTCGCAAGTTCGAAATCGTGGCCCAAAACGAAACCGGCGAAGCAATGTCAGCCTCGCCCGTGATCGCAAACGGCACAATTTATCTGCGGACGTTCGATTCCCTGTGGGCGATTCGAAAACCATAA
- a CDS encoding FG-GAP repeat domain-containing protein: MALFVATNFAAPHFLIADDELQAEPGWVKHVIWEGGACTTAVAADYTRDGVVDVIADTGKGITRLFVGPDWKEVKLDTNHGGRYIHSETYDVDGDGDEDYIGARYNPGLIMWYEQPDKPLTEKWTRRLIDDQVHGIHGIIKGDVDNDGRIDLLATSAQPADPFPDSLAWLSPPKNPRSSDPWQRHIFADRDAPGLSHYLGFGDINGDGRPDAVSGAKGGPTDKSGMGEWFSWWEAPTDPKQVWKKHELPGVHPGATNIHPGDINGDGKVDLLASRGHGNGVIWFEAPDWKIHTIDAEIQEPHCLQVVDIDGDGDLDAATCAYGSKICAWYENDGGGKFVRHIVGTNQEAYDIRVVDLDADGDNDFLVAGRQSNNVVWYQNPAKKDEKNDD, from the coding sequence GTGGCCCTTTTTGTCGCCACAAACTTCGCCGCGCCCCATTTCCTGATCGCGGATGACGAGCTTCAAGCCGAGCCCGGGTGGGTGAAGCATGTGATCTGGGAAGGCGGTGCCTGCACCACTGCGGTTGCCGCCGACTACACGCGCGACGGCGTCGTTGACGTCATCGCTGACACCGGCAAGGGGATCACTCGGCTGTTTGTCGGCCCTGATTGGAAAGAAGTGAAGCTCGACACCAATCACGGAGGCCGCTACATCCACAGCGAAACCTACGACGTGGACGGCGATGGCGACGAAGACTACATCGGCGCTCGCTACAACCCGGGCCTGATCATGTGGTACGAACAGCCCGACAAACCGCTCACGGAAAAATGGACGCGGCGGCTGATCGACGATCAGGTTCACGGCATCCATGGCATCATTAAAGGCGATGTCGACAACGATGGCCGCATTGATTTGCTGGCCACGAGTGCTCAGCCAGCGGACCCGTTTCCCGATTCGCTGGCCTGGTTATCGCCGCCGAAGAATCCTCGGTCCAGCGATCCGTGGCAGCGCCACATCTTTGCGGACCGCGATGCGCCGGGGCTAAGTCACTACCTTGGCTTTGGAGATATCAACGGCGATGGTCGTCCGGATGCGGTAAGCGGGGCCAAGGGCGGGCCGACGGATAAATCCGGCATGGGCGAATGGTTTTCCTGGTGGGAAGCCCCGACCGATCCGAAACAGGTTTGGAAAAAGCATGAGCTGCCTGGCGTTCATCCCGGAGCCACCAACATTCATCCTGGTGACATCAACGGTGATGGCAAGGTCGACCTGCTGGCCTCACGAGGGCATGGCAACGGAGTGATCTGGTTCGAAGCGCCGGACTGGAAGATTCATACAATCGACGCAGAGATTCAGGAACCTCATTGCCTGCAGGTTGTGGACATTGACGGCGATGGAGACCTCGACGCCGCCACCTGTGCCTACGGCAGTAAGATTTGTGCGTGGTATGAAAACGACGGCGGCGGCAAGTTCGTTCGCCACATTGTCGGCACGAACCAGGAAGCGTACGATATCCGAGTGGTCGATCTGGACGCCGATGGCGATAACGATTTCCTGGTGGCCGGGCGACAAAGCAACAACGTGGTGTGGTATCAGAATCCGGCAAAGAAAGACGAAAAAAATGATGACTAG
- a CDS encoding ECF-type sigma factor: MPDPSATQILLASQSGDSQAVEKLFPIVYGELRSIAHRHLAGNSLSNQFCTTDLVHEAYLKLIDHRKVSWRSRTHFFAIGSRVMRQVLVDRARQNVAIKRGGGQIHLSLEEGLLSRTDDRHVLAVEDALQRLEEVSSQQAKIVEMRFFGGMTMDEVADEMEMSKRWVEAEWTMIRAWLRAELSED; encoded by the coding sequence ATGCCTGACCCTTCCGCAACTCAGATCCTACTGGCTTCACAAAGCGGGGACAGTCAGGCGGTTGAAAAGTTGTTTCCCATTGTTTACGGCGAATTGCGTTCGATAGCGCATCGCCATCTGGCAGGCAACTCGCTGTCAAACCAGTTTTGCACCACAGATCTGGTTCACGAAGCGTATTTGAAGCTCATTGATCACCGAAAAGTTTCGTGGAGAAGCCGGACGCACTTTTTTGCGATCGGTTCCCGAGTCATGCGGCAGGTGCTGGTGGATCGCGCTCGCCAGAATGTGGCCATTAAACGCGGCGGCGGTCAAATCCATCTGAGTCTGGAAGAAGGCCTGCTGTCTCGCACAGACGACCGCCATGTGCTGGCCGTTGAAGATGCGCTGCAACGACTGGAAGAAGTGAGTTCTCAGCAGGCAAAAATTGTTGAGATGCGATTCTTCGGCGGGATGACGATGGACGAAGTCGCGGACGAAATGGAGATGTCCAAGCGATGGGTTGAGGCCGAATGGACCATGATTCGAGCGTGGTTGCGGGCCGAACTGAGCGAAGATTAG
- a CDS encoding sugar phosphate isomerase/epimerase family protein: MTAFQYSLNSSTIKTTPILDKIRVAAEAGYAGIELWHDDIDAHIEAGGTVDDVRKCVDDHGIKVPTTIHMKDWFQPAGEEHVKAMDIAKRKLEQAAAVGAPHTVSGPPHGKADRALGKRHYHELLMLGAQFGVRPAFEYLGFIEDLKTIDDAIEIAEGSAHPNACIVLDPFHCYVGGGGVESIAKLTAEQVAVSHFNDAPAEPDPSTQRDPDRVMPGDGAIDLKRYCELLKQIDYSGFLSLELFRPDLWEQDPLDVAKLGLEKMRAVAETDS, encoded by the coding sequence ATGACCGCCTTTCAATACAGCCTGAATTCCAGCACCATCAAGACCACGCCGATTCTGGACAAGATTCGCGTCGCCGCCGAGGCGGGATACGCTGGAATCGAATTGTGGCATGACGATATCGACGCACATATCGAAGCGGGGGGAACCGTCGACGACGTTCGCAAGTGCGTTGACGATCACGGCATAAAGGTGCCCACTACGATTCACATGAAGGACTGGTTTCAGCCGGCAGGCGAAGAGCACGTCAAGGCCATGGACATCGCCAAACGAAAACTCGAACAGGCGGCGGCCGTCGGAGCACCTCACACGGTATCAGGCCCGCCTCACGGTAAAGCCGACCGGGCACTCGGCAAACGACATTATCACGAACTCCTCATGCTGGGCGCTCAATTCGGCGTCCGACCAGCCTTCGAATATCTTGGTTTTATCGAAGACCTCAAGACAATCGACGATGCCATCGAAATTGCCGAAGGCAGTGCTCACCCGAACGCCTGCATCGTGCTGGATCCCTTCCACTGCTACGTCGGCGGCGGCGGTGTGGAATCAATTGCGAAGTTGACGGCCGAACAGGTGGCCGTTTCGCATTTCAACGACGCTCCGGCGGAGCCTGATCCCAGCACGCAACGCGACCCGGATCGAGTGATGCCTGGTGATGGTGCGATCGACTTGAAACGGTACTGCGAGCTGTTGAAGCAAATAGACTACTCCGGGTTTCTGTCGCTGGAATTATTCCGCCCCGACCTGTGGGAACAGGACCCGCTGGACGTCGCGAAGCTGGGCCTCGAAAAGATGCGGGCGGTCGCGGAAACCGATAGTTAG
- a CDS encoding class I SAM-dependent methyltransferase, protein MTRSNDVEILKQLRELPELFSDLENCPGSELAVQQSLRAKYDAPLVRAAISLQQARGKAEGRLPDAAQLWLTTVGLEQSTAWQVAQHKAARFPSDQMVMDLCSGIGVDTAALLQRGPVASVDSDPAVSLSCQWNLERWRAAGVVPENHAHEAIVADVHDLQLQDSLIHIDPDRRCGRDRPVKRLEQYCPNLEWMQHAVQNVRGGALKLGPASNFMQKFADCEIEIVSLHGECREATVWFGELVGDGGFRATSLPTGETLAADPLSAWCAQANDVGKFIFDPDPAIVRSGLIDVLGERHDLCRLDQEDEYLTGESLPTTAFVKAYEVEECFPNNQQAVRKYLRSNPGRDYEIKCRRLKVDANAIQKKLPRGDGPIRTLFHLRVGSKARIVVTKRT, encoded by the coding sequence TTGACCAGAAGTAACGACGTCGAAATTCTGAAACAGCTCCGGGAACTCCCGGAGCTGTTTTCAGATTTGGAAAATTGTCCCGGCTCAGAACTAGCCGTGCAGCAGTCGCTTCGCGCAAAGTACGACGCGCCGCTGGTGCGAGCCGCAATCTCATTGCAGCAGGCGCGCGGCAAGGCAGAGGGCCGGTTGCCAGACGCCGCTCAGCTATGGCTGACGACAGTTGGGCTGGAACAGTCCACCGCCTGGCAGGTGGCTCAACACAAAGCAGCGCGGTTTCCCAGCGACCAGATGGTCATGGATTTATGCAGCGGCATCGGCGTCGACACCGCCGCCCTGCTGCAGCGAGGACCGGTTGCGTCTGTAGATTCTGACCCAGCCGTTTCACTAAGCTGCCAGTGGAATCTGGAACGCTGGCGGGCGGCCGGCGTCGTTCCTGAAAACCATGCGCATGAAGCCATCGTCGCCGATGTGCATGACCTGCAACTTCAGGATTCGCTGATCCACATCGACCCCGATCGTCGTTGCGGGCGAGACCGGCCGGTGAAACGACTCGAACAGTACTGCCCCAACCTGGAATGGATGCAGCACGCCGTGCAAAACGTGCGTGGGGGCGCGCTAAAACTGGGACCAGCCAGCAATTTCATGCAGAAGTTTGCCGACTGCGAAATCGAAATCGTCAGTTTGCACGGAGAATGCCGCGAAGCCACCGTGTGGTTCGGCGAACTGGTCGGCGACGGCGGCTTTCGAGCGACCAGTCTTCCGACCGGTGAAACGCTGGCCGCCGACCCGCTTTCGGCATGGTGCGCTCAGGCAAACGACGTGGGAAAATTCATTTTCGATCCCGACCCGGCCATCGTGCGGTCCGGCCTGATTGACGTTTTAGGCGAACGGCACGACCTTTGCAGACTCGACCAGGAAGACGAATACCTGACTGGCGAAAGCCTTCCGACGACGGCGTTCGTAAAGGCCTATGAGGTCGAAGAATGTTTCCCGAACAACCAGCAGGCTGTGCGTAAATACCTTCGATCGAATCCGGGCCGTGACTATGAAATTAAGTGCCGTCGTCTAAAGGTTGATGCCAACGCAATCCAGAAAAAACTGCCGCGCGGTGATGGGCCAATCCGCACTCTTTTCCATCTACGAGTGGGCAGTAAAGCAAGGATTGTGGTCACAAAAAGAACGTGA